The proteins below are encoded in one region of Amycolatopsis magusensis:
- a CDS encoding ABC transporter ATP-binding protein: MLRVEGLSIETGGYGLVHDVSFTVDSGERVGLIGESGSGKSLTASAVLGLLPYGVTATGTVELEGRDLLGASERELSGLRGREMAMVFQEPMTALNPSMRIGNQVAEVMRVHRTRPDRRSAKRAALDLLDQVRLPDPERIARAYPHQLSGGQRQRVVLAIALANNPGLLICDEPTTALDVTVQAQILDLIRAGVEGKALLFITHDLAVVAQVCQRVLVMLDGRIVEEGPVREVFLTPRHEYTKKLLAASDLEARR, encoded by the coding sequence GTGTTGCGAGTTGAGGGCCTGAGCATCGAGACCGGCGGGTACGGCCTGGTGCACGACGTCTCGTTCACTGTGGACAGTGGGGAGCGGGTCGGGCTGATCGGGGAGTCCGGCTCCGGCAAGTCGCTGACCGCGTCCGCGGTGCTCGGCCTGCTGCCGTACGGGGTGACCGCCACCGGGACCGTCGAACTCGAGGGCCGTGACCTGCTCGGCGCGTCCGAGCGGGAGCTGAGCGGCCTGCGCGGGCGAGAGATGGCCATGGTGTTCCAGGAGCCGATGACCGCGCTCAACCCGTCGATGCGGATCGGCAACCAGGTCGCCGAGGTGATGCGGGTGCACCGCACGCGGCCGGATCGGCGGTCGGCGAAGCGCGCCGCGCTCGACCTGCTCGACCAGGTGCGCCTGCCCGATCCGGAGCGGATCGCCCGCGCCTACCCGCACCAGCTCTCCGGTGGCCAGCGCCAGCGCGTGGTGCTGGCGATCGCACTGGCGAACAACCCCGGGCTGCTCATCTGCGACGAGCCGACCACCGCGCTGGACGTCACCGTGCAGGCGCAGATCCTCGACCTGATCCGGGCCGGGGTCGAGGGCAAGGCGCTGCTGTTCATCACGCACGACCTGGCCGTGGTCGCCCAGGTCTGCCAGCGCGTGCTGGTCATGCTGGACGGCCGGATCGTCGAAGAAGGCCCGGTGCGCGAAGTTTTCCTGACACCGCGGCACGAGTACACGAAGAAGCTGCTGGCGGCGTCGGACCTGGAGGCGCGGCGATGA
- a CDS encoding ABC transporter permease: MKIGGVLVGLVVLAALLSFLWTPYDPTVVSAGERLLGPTGEHVFGTDKFGRDVASQIMVGARTTLYVGVVAVGVAAVIGTPLGILAGMSRRWLGEFIMRVNDLVLAFPALLLAILFGAVFGADTFTAMIAIGIATVPSFARIARSGTLRVMNTEYVLAARAAGRSRWHIAVRHVFPNISGLLIVQSSVSFAIAVLAEAALSFLGFGTRPPTPSWGRMLQESQELLAVQPRLALVPGIAIAVAVLGFNLLGDGLRDRFDPKLEVRRVAS; this comes from the coding sequence GTGAAGATCGGCGGCGTTCTCGTCGGGCTGGTGGTGCTGGCCGCGTTGCTCTCGTTCCTCTGGACGCCGTACGACCCGACGGTGGTCAGCGCGGGGGAACGGCTGCTCGGGCCGACCGGCGAGCACGTGTTCGGCACGGACAAGTTCGGCCGGGACGTGGCCAGCCAGATCATGGTCGGCGCGCGCACCACGTTGTACGTCGGCGTGGTCGCGGTCGGGGTGGCGGCGGTGATCGGGACGCCGCTGGGCATCCTGGCCGGGATGTCCCGCCGCTGGCTCGGCGAGTTCATCATGCGGGTCAACGATCTCGTGCTCGCGTTCCCGGCGCTGCTGCTGGCGATCCTGTTCGGCGCGGTGTTCGGCGCCGACACGTTCACCGCGATGATCGCGATCGGCATCGCCACCGTGCCGTCGTTCGCGCGCATCGCCCGGTCCGGCACCCTGCGCGTGATGAACACGGAGTACGTGCTCGCCGCCCGCGCGGCCGGTCGCTCGCGGTGGCACATCGCGGTCCGGCACGTGTTCCCGAACATCTCGGGGCTGCTGATCGTGCAGTCCTCGGTGTCGTTCGCGATCGCGGTGCTCGCCGAGGCGGCGTTGTCGTTCCTCGGGTTCGGCACGCGGCCGCCGACGCCTTCGTGGGGGCGGATGCTCCAGGAATCACAGGAACTGCTCGCCGTGCAGCCGCGGCTGGCGCTGGTGCCCGGTATCGCCATCGCGGTCGCGGTGCTCGGGTTCAACCTGCTCGGGGACGGGCTGCGCGACCGGTTCGACCCGAAGCTGGAGGTCCGCCGTGTTGCGAGTTGA
- a CDS encoding ABC transporter permease, which produces MTARILRRTAIFLVSLLAASIVVFVFTAVLPGDPAQVALGVNATPELLAQTRQEFGIDRPLPTQYFDWLGGVLSGDFGKSYVTRDAIGPQLADRLGVTLWLVGAGMLVALLIAVPLGTLAAVRHRRASGTAISAVSQLGIAVPAFLAGILLVQVFAVQLQWLPAGGWTPPIQDPGEFLRGLILPALSLGVVQGAVLTRYVRSSVLDVLGEDYLRTARSKGLMPGRALVRHGLRNAAIPVVTVLGLQLTTLLVGAVVVERVFVLPGLGSMLLDAVAARDLLTVQGIVLVLVAGALLVNFLVDLLYTALDPKLRGAR; this is translated from the coding sequence GTGACCGCCCGGATCCTGCGCCGCACGGCGATCTTCCTGGTGAGCCTGCTCGCCGCCTCCATCGTGGTCTTCGTGTTCACCGCGGTGCTCCCAGGTGACCCGGCCCAGGTCGCGCTCGGCGTGAACGCCACGCCCGAACTGCTCGCGCAGACGCGCCAGGAGTTCGGCATCGACCGGCCGCTGCCCACCCAGTACTTCGACTGGCTGGGCGGCGTGCTCAGCGGTGACTTCGGCAAGTCCTACGTCACGCGCGACGCGATCGGGCCGCAGCTCGCCGACCGGCTCGGCGTGACGTTGTGGCTGGTCGGCGCGGGCATGCTGGTGGCGCTGCTGATCGCGGTCCCGCTCGGCACGCTCGCCGCGGTCCGCCACCGCCGGGCCAGCGGCACGGCCATCTCGGCGGTCTCCCAGCTCGGTATCGCGGTGCCGGCGTTCCTCGCGGGGATCCTGCTGGTGCAGGTGTTCGCGGTGCAGTTGCAGTGGCTGCCCGCCGGTGGCTGGACCCCGCCGATCCAGGACCCCGGCGAGTTCCTGCGCGGGCTGATCCTGCCCGCGCTGTCGCTCGGCGTGGTGCAGGGTGCGGTGCTGACCAGGTATGTCCGGTCGTCCGTGCTCGACGTGCTCGGCGAGGACTACCTGCGGACCGCGCGGTCCAAGGGCCTGATGCCGGGGCGGGCGCTGGTCCGGCACGGGCTGCGCAACGCGGCGATCCCGGTGGTCACCGTGCTGGGCCTGCAGCTGACCACGCTGCTGGTCGGCGCCGTGGTGGTGGAGCGGGTGTTCGTGCTGCCGGGGCTGGGCAGCATGCTGCTCGACGCGGTCGCCGCCCGTGACCTGCTGACCGTGCAGGGCATCGTGCTGGTGCTCGTGGCCGGCGCGCTGCTGGTGAACTTCCTGGTCGACCTGCTCTACACCGCGCTCGACCCGAAGCTGCGAGGTGCACGGTGA
- a CDS encoding ABC transporter substrate-binding protein, which yields MKARLVAAALALLLVASGCSAGSSAFVPDDGSTLAVGFAAEPQNFDFTRTDGAAIPQALLYNVYEGLVKLDDQGRVVPLLADSWTVSQDRLVYDFALKPGVTFSNGAEFTAEDVKFSINRVKTDWTISIKSKMDVVDRVEVLDPLRARVVLTKPSNAWLFDMASRVGAMFTPTGIADLANKPVGTGPYEVTSRRRGDSILLQANRRFRGPEPAYRTVYLKYYKDPTALNNALLSNGIDVIGTITAPDSIPQFEADSRFNVVQGTTNSEVVLAFNNAKEPLNDVRVRRALTLAIDRKALLATAWANRGTLIGSMVPPTDPWYEDLSAAHPHDPAQARALLAEAGKPALNLRLRIPNLPYAVSSAQVVASQLAEVGVTVTIEPLDFPAVWLKQVFTDHDYDLSIIQHVEARDITTFGRPSFYWGYDSQKTRDLLAKADAGTPEEQVTAMREVARTLSDDAAADWLFLFPNVVAAKKKVTGIVRNQVSESFDLTTLGRSE from the coding sequence ATGAAAGCCCGACTTGTCGCCGCGGCCCTCGCGCTGCTGCTGGTGGCCTCGGGCTGCTCCGCGGGCTCGTCCGCCTTCGTGCCGGACGACGGGTCCACGCTGGCCGTCGGTTTCGCCGCCGAGCCGCAGAACTTCGACTTCACCCGCACCGATGGTGCCGCCATCCCGCAGGCGCTGCTGTACAACGTCTACGAGGGCCTGGTGAAGCTCGACGACCAGGGCCGGGTGGTGCCGCTGCTGGCCGACTCGTGGACGGTCAGCCAGGACCGGCTGGTCTACGACTTCGCGCTCAAACCCGGCGTCACCTTCAGCAACGGCGCCGAGTTCACCGCCGAGGACGTCAAGTTCTCGATCAACCGGGTCAAGACCGACTGGACCATCTCCATCAAGTCCAAAATGGACGTCGTGGACCGGGTGGAGGTGCTCGATCCGCTGCGCGCCAGGGTGGTGCTGACCAAGCCGAGCAACGCCTGGCTGTTCGACATGGCCAGCCGCGTGGGCGCGATGTTCACCCCCACCGGAATCGCGGACCTGGCGAACAAGCCGGTCGGCACCGGCCCCTACGAGGTGACCTCCCGGCGGCGCGGTGATTCGATCCTGCTGCAGGCGAACCGGCGCTTCCGCGGCCCGGAACCGGCTTACCGCACGGTCTACCTGAAGTACTACAAGGACCCGACCGCGCTGAACAACGCCTTGCTCAGCAACGGGATCGACGTGATCGGCACGATCACCGCGCCCGACTCGATCCCGCAGTTCGAGGCGGACAGCCGGTTCAACGTCGTCCAGGGCACCACGAACAGCGAAGTGGTGCTGGCGTTCAACAACGCCAAGGAGCCGCTGAACGACGTGCGCGTGCGGCGCGCGCTGACGCTGGCCATCGACCGCAAGGCGCTGCTCGCCACCGCGTGGGCCAACCGCGGCACGCTGATCGGCAGCATGGTCCCGCCCACCGATCCCTGGTACGAGGACCTTTCCGCGGCCCACCCGCACGACCCGGCGCAGGCTCGCGCGCTGCTCGCCGAGGCGGGCAAGCCCGCGCTGAACCTGCGGCTGCGCATCCCGAACCTGCCGTACGCGGTCTCCAGCGCGCAGGTGGTCGCGTCGCAATTGGCCGAGGTCGGCGTGACGGTGACCATCGAACCGCTCGACTTCCCGGCGGTGTGGCTCAAGCAGGTCTTCACCGACCACGACTACGACCTGTCGATCATCCAGCACGTGGAAGCCCGCGACATCACCACGTTCGGCAGGCCGTCGTTCTACTGGGGTTACGACAGCCAGAAAACCCGGGACCTCCTGGCGAAAGCCGACGCGGGCACCCCGGAGGAGCAGGTCACCGCGATGCGCGAGGTGGCGCGGACGCTCAGCGACGACGCCGCCGCGGACTGGCTGTTCCTCTTCCCGAACGTGGTCGCCGCCAAGAAGAAGGTGACCGGGATCGTGCGCAACCAGGTCAGCGAGTCGTTCGACCTGACCACGCTGGGGAGGTCGGAGTGA
- a CDS encoding FadR/GntR family transcriptional regulator: MEFEPVAPVRAYERVVEQVEQAVFSGRLKAGERLPSERELMTQFGVSRSTVREALRVLQAGGMIRSKPGDPRGPEILPASPVNLHKSMHRLARAETMSLTELLQFRMLLEGSAYLLAARLRTDEQLAELETAMAAMTVAAEAGYEEFSRADIAFHEIIARATQNTLIVVCGEVVRGIVLDLIEDKLSHADDRRALMSAWLAHHREVFDAVRVRDGELAQRLARRAIFDHYSDYVPVRDRPLLFPLLGTAE, from the coding sequence ATGGAGTTCGAGCCGGTCGCCCCGGTCCGCGCCTACGAGCGGGTCGTCGAGCAGGTGGAGCAGGCCGTGTTCAGCGGCCGCCTGAAAGCCGGGGAACGGCTGCCCAGCGAACGCGAGCTGATGACGCAGTTCGGGGTGAGCCGGTCGACCGTCCGCGAGGCGCTGCGGGTGCTGCAGGCGGGCGGCATGATCCGGTCGAAGCCGGGCGATCCACGCGGGCCGGAGATCCTGCCGGCGTCCCCGGTGAACCTGCACAAGTCCATGCACCGGCTGGCGCGCGCGGAAACCATGAGCCTGACCGAACTGCTGCAGTTCCGGATGCTGCTGGAGGGTTCGGCGTACCTGCTGGCCGCGCGGTTGCGCACGGACGAGCAGCTGGCCGAACTGGAGACGGCGATGGCGGCGATGACCGTCGCCGCCGAAGCCGGGTACGAGGAGTTCAGCCGCGCCGACATCGCCTTCCACGAGATCATCGCGCGGGCCACGCAGAACACGCTGATCGTGGTGTGCGGTGAAGTGGTGCGCGGCATCGTGCTCGACCTGATCGAGGACAAGCTTTCGCACGCCGACGACCGCCGCGCGCTGATGTCGGCCTGGCTGGCGCACCACCGCGAGGTGTTCGACGCGGTCCGCGTCCGGGATGGTGAGCTCGCGCAGCGACTGGCGCGGCGCGCGATCTTCGACCATTACTCCGATTACGTTCCAGTGCGGGACCGGCCCCTGTTGTTCCCCTTGCTGGGCACGGCAGAATGA